In the genome of Aureimonas sp. OT7, one region contains:
- a CDS encoding TRAP transporter substrate-binding protein, which translates to MTNLIRVGLIGAACLTLGVASARAENWDMPTPYADGIFHTQNIAEFAAAVGEATGGDLTITVHSANSLFGHSEIRDAVRDGLVPIGEFLLSRLANEDPIFALDSIPFLASSYEQSEALWAASREAVSTKLAEQGLTLLYAVPWPGQSLYLKQQITDPAQLQGLNFRAYNVATERLATLVGATPTQVEETDVATAFSTGRVEAMITSPSTGANAKAWDFVSNFIDVQAWLPKNVVVVNTDMFESLHQEDRDALLQAAAAAETRGWEMSRAENDQKIAELEAGGMVVSKPSEALTAKLQEVGATMTAEWEQQAGDEGRAVVEANRNR; encoded by the coding sequence ATGACCAATCTCATTCGTGTCGGCCTCATCGGCGCCGCCTGCCTGACCCTTGGCGTGGCCTCCGCCCGGGCGGAAAACTGGGATATGCCGACGCCCTACGCGGACGGCATCTTCCATACACAGAACATAGCTGAGTTCGCGGCCGCCGTGGGTGAGGCGACGGGTGGCGACCTCACCATCACGGTCCATTCGGCCAACTCGCTGTTCGGCCATTCCGAGATCCGCGATGCCGTGCGTGACGGGCTGGTACCGATCGGCGAGTTTCTTCTGTCGCGCCTGGCCAACGAGGATCCGATCTTCGCGCTCGACTCCATCCCTTTCCTGGCCTCGTCCTATGAGCAGTCGGAAGCCTTGTGGGCAGCCTCGCGCGAGGCCGTTTCGACCAAGCTGGCAGAGCAGGGGCTGACATTGCTCTACGCCGTACCCTGGCCGGGGCAGAGCCTGTATCTCAAGCAGCAGATCACCGATCCGGCGCAACTTCAGGGCCTTAATTTCCGTGCCTACAACGTTGCCACCGAGCGCCTGGCCACGCTTGTCGGCGCAACGCCGACCCAGGTGGAGGAAACCGACGTGGCCACGGCCTTCTCGACCGGCCGCGTCGAGGCGATGATTACCTCGCCATCCACCGGCGCCAACGCCAAGGCATGGGATTTCGTCAGCAACTTCATCGACGTGCAGGCCTGGCTTCCGAAGAATGTCGTGGTGGTCAACACGGACATGTTCGAATCCCTGCACCAGGAAGACCGCGACGCGCTTCTGCAGGCGGCGGCTGCCGCGGAAACCCGCGGCTGGGAGATGTCCCGGGCCGAAAACGACCAGAAGATCGCCGAACTCGAAGCCGGCGGCATGGTGGTGTCCAAGCCGTCCGAGGCATTGACGGCGAAGCTCCAGGAGGTCGGCGCCACGATGACGGCCGAGTGGGAGCAACAGGCCGGCGACGAGGGCCGCGCCGTGGTCGAGGCAAATCGCAACCGTTGA
- a CDS encoding TRAP transporter small permease subunit: MRKALDALYGVSLVGACLSMVLIAALVSIQVLGRVVDRVAVLLGGARYGFAIPSLAEIGGFLFVAAAFLALPAALRSAGHVRVTLALRLFGDRGDRVMSILVLVIGLGLAAFAAWAIGVQTLASFQRGSVSYGLVAISLWIPQAVMTLGLTIFVIALLDELVTALSGREPAFRRIEKERETGEGAH, encoded by the coding sequence ATGCGCAAGGCACTCGACGCCCTCTACGGCGTCTCTCTCGTTGGCGCCTGTCTATCGATGGTGCTGATTGCGGCTCTCGTCTCCATCCAGGTCCTGGGGCGGGTCGTCGACAGGGTTGCCGTGCTGCTCGGGGGCGCGCGATACGGCTTCGCGATCCCTTCGCTGGCCGAAATCGGCGGCTTCCTCTTCGTGGCCGCCGCATTCCTGGCGCTGCCCGCCGCGCTACGCTCGGCGGGGCATGTCCGCGTCACGCTGGCGCTGCGGCTGTTCGGCGACCGTGGAGACAGGGTCATGTCCATCCTGGTTCTCGTCATCGGCCTTGGCCTCGCCGCCTTCGCCGCCTGGGCGATCGGCGTCCAGACCCTCGCTTCCTTCCAGCGCGGTTCGGTTTCCTATGGCCTCGTGGCGATTTCGCTGTGGATCCCACAAGCCGTCATGACGCTGGGCCTGACGATCTTCGTGATCGCCCTTTTGGACGAACTGGTCACGGCCCTGTCCGGCCGGGAGCCAGCCTTCCGAAGGATCGAAAAGGAACGTGAAACGGGCGAGGGGGCACACTGA
- a CDS encoding TRAP transporter large permease subunit yields MDIGLLSLVLVAVLFGLLLCGLWVGFALMAVGLVAMEIASSAPVASVFARRVWGSMNSWDLTALPMFIWMGEILFRSRLSSNLFGGLAPFTRRLPGGLLHVNVFGCALFACVSGSSAATTATVGRMSLPELKSRGYDTSLAIGTLAGSGTFGFLIPPSIIMIVYGAATEQSIARLFLAGIGPAILLAILFSGFVMIWASLNRDKMPPPEPAPSWAERGRALGMLLPTVLLIAAVIGSIYAGLASPTEAAVIGVVGSLLIAGLSGGLDKDSFVAALRGAAITSCMIAFILAGASFLTIAMGFTGIPRSLASMIGEMGLSPYALIAVLLVFFIIIGCFLDGISIVVLTTSVILPMVLAAGIDPIWFGIFLVLVVEMSQITPPVGFNLFVIQSITGQNIFRIAYYALPFFFLLVLATAIITIFPGIALWLPGTMMSN; encoded by the coding sequence ATGGATATCGGGCTTCTTTCGCTCGTTCTCGTCGCCGTCCTGTTCGGCCTGCTTCTCTGCGGGCTCTGGGTCGGCTTCGCACTGATGGCGGTCGGCCTCGTGGCCATGGAGATCGCCTCGTCCGCGCCGGTGGCCTCCGTCTTTGCGCGGCGTGTCTGGGGCTCCATGAACTCGTGGGACCTGACGGCATTGCCGATGTTCATCTGGATGGGGGAGATCCTGTTCCGGTCGCGCCTGTCATCCAACCTGTTCGGTGGGCTCGCGCCCTTCACGCGCCGGCTGCCCGGGGGCCTGCTGCACGTCAACGTCTTCGGCTGCGCGCTCTTCGCCTGCGTTTCCGGCTCCTCCGCAGCCACCACCGCCACCGTCGGGCGCATGTCGCTGCCGGAGCTGAAAAGCCGGGGCTACGATACGTCGCTGGCCATCGGCACCCTTGCAGGGTCGGGCACGTTCGGCTTCCTGATCCCGCCGTCGATCATCATGATCGTCTATGGGGCGGCGACGGAACAAAGCATAGCCCGGCTGTTCCTGGCCGGCATCGGACCGGCCATCCTGCTGGCCATCCTGTTTTCCGGCTTCGTCATGATCTGGGCAAGTCTCAATCGCGACAAGATGCCCCCGCCGGAACCGGCGCCAAGCTGGGCCGAACGGGGGCGGGCGCTGGGCATGCTGCTGCCAACCGTGCTGCTGATCGCCGCGGTCATCGGCTCCATCTATGCCGGCCTGGCCTCGCCGACGGAGGCTGCCGTCATCGGCGTGGTCGGCTCGCTGCTCATTGCCGGCCTGTCGGGTGGGCTCGACAAAGACAGCTTCGTGGCGGCACTAAGGGGCGCGGCGATTACCAGTTGCATGATAGCCTTCATCCTGGCGGGCGCGTCCTTCCTGACGATCGCGATGGGCTTCACCGGAATTCCGCGCAGCCTTGCCAGCATGATCGGCGAGATGGGACTGTCGCCTTATGCGCTGATTGCCGTGCTGCTGGTGTTCTTCATCATCATCGGCTGCTTTCTCGATGGCATTTCCATCGTGGTGCTGACGACATCCGTCATCCTGCCGATGGTCCTTGCCGCCGGGATCGACCCCATCTGGTTCGGCATTTTCCTGGTGCTGGTGGTGGAGATGAGCCAGATAACCCCGCCTGTGGGCTTCAATCTCTTCGTCATACAGTCCATCACCGGGCAGAACATATTCCGCATCGCCTATTATGCGCTGCCCTTCTTTTTCCTTCTGGTGCTGGCAACCGCCATCATCACGATCTTTCCGGGAATTGCGCTATGGCTGCCGGGCACGATGATGAGCAATTGA
- a CDS encoding winged helix DNA-binding protein, with amino-acid sequence MAAGHDDEQLTASVGIGPVVSSAHLADSDLPALSEFEFALTMSSHAFQRWIVRCTAAAGGPTMSPMEVLIVHLVHHRARPKTLADICLVLNIEDTHLASYAIKKLVAHGLVETGRDGKEKTVSITREGAELCRRYREVREALVVQAARQLGFEAGDLSRLAALMRALSGAYDQASRAAASL; translated from the coding sequence ATGGCTGCCGGGCACGATGATGAGCAATTGACGGCGAGCGTCGGCATAGGGCCGGTCGTTTCGTCGGCGCATCTGGCGGATTCCGACCTGCCGGCGCTGTCGGAGTTCGAGTTCGCGCTGACCATGTCCAGCCACGCCTTCCAACGCTGGATCGTCCGCTGCACCGCGGCGGCCGGCGGCCCGACAATGTCGCCGATGGAGGTGTTGATCGTTCATCTCGTGCATCATCGCGCCCGGCCCAAGACGCTGGCCGACATCTGCCTTGTGCTGAATATCGAGGATACGCACCTGGCCAGCTACGCAATCAAGAAGCTCGTGGCACATGGGCTGGTGGAGACGGGGCGCGACGGCAAGGAAAAGACCGTCTCGATCACCCGTGAGGGCGCGGAGCTGTGCCGTCGCTACCGCGAGGTGAGGGAGGCGCTCGTCGTGCAGGCGGCGCGCCAGCTCGGTTTCGAGGCGGGCGATCTATCACGCCTGGCGGCGCTGATGCGGGCGCTGTCCGGCGCGTATGACCAGGCGTCGCGCGCGGCGGCATCGTTGTAG
- a CDS encoding GNAT family N-acetyltransferase: MLDIRIDDLTGEQTRSLLALHLAGMHASSPPDAVFALDLSGLQSPDVTVWTAWSADHVAAIGALKLLGGGTAEVKSMRTHPDFLRMGAAAAILDTIIQAAKAKGVRHLSLETGMGPAFEPAIALYHRRGFVDGGPFGAYADNGFSRFMHLDLDAPPR; encoded by the coding sequence ATGCTCGATATCAGGATCGACGATTTGACGGGTGAGCAAACCCGCAGCCTCCTCGCTTTGCATCTTGCCGGAATGCATGCCAGCTCACCGCCCGACGCCGTTTTCGCGCTCGATCTCTCCGGCCTGCAATCGCCGGACGTCACCGTGTGGACGGCATGGTCCGCAGACCACGTGGCCGCCATCGGTGCGTTGAAGCTGCTTGGCGGCGGCACGGCTGAGGTCAAATCGATGCGTACGCACCCGGACTTTCTGCGCATGGGCGCCGCGGCCGCGATCCTGGATACGATCATCCAGGCAGCAAAGGCCAAGGGCGTGCGTCACCTGAGCCTCGAAACCGGCATGGGCCCCGCATTCGAGCCGGCCATCGCGCTGTATCACCGGCGCGGCTTCGTCGATGGCGGCCCCTTCGGCGCCTATGCGGACAACGGTTTCAGCCGGTTCATGCACCTCGATCTCGATGCGCCGCCGCGTTGA
- a CDS encoding putative selenate ABC transporter substrate-binding protein, with protein sequence MLRPFLGCAAAAFCLTLSGGVSAVAQTPPTLYFSAIPDDDETRLMERFGKVADYLSEKLDVPVQYIPVKSYAASVTAFRNDQIQLAWFGGLSGVQARLAVPGSQALAQGNEDMKFVSYFIANESTGLERSDDFPQGAKGMSFTFGAQTSTSGRLFPEFHIRQETGSAPEEFFSRVGFSGDHGQTLRLVSTGAFDIGALNYTVYDTAVAENAPEVVGTRIIWQTPPYPDYNWTIRGDVDERYGEGFSDRVKAALIGMDDPDLLASFPRAAFVETSNEAYAPIEETARALGLLD encoded by the coding sequence ATGCTTCGCCCGTTTCTCGGCTGCGCTGCCGCCGCCTTTTGCCTTACGCTCTCCGGTGGTGTGTCTGCCGTCGCGCAGACACCGCCGACGCTGTACTTTTCCGCCATTCCCGACGATGACGAAACGCGGCTGATGGAGCGCTTCGGCAAGGTAGCGGACTACCTGTCGGAAAAGCTCGACGTGCCGGTGCAGTATATTCCGGTCAAAAGCTATGCGGCCTCGGTCACCGCGTTCCGCAACGACCAGATCCAGCTCGCCTGGTTCGGCGGCCTGTCCGGCGTTCAGGCCCGGCTGGCGGTGCCTGGCTCCCAGGCGCTGGCCCAGGGCAACGAGGACATGAAATTCGTCTCTTATTTCATTGCCAATGAAAGCACCGGGCTGGAACGGTCGGATGACTTTCCGCAAGGCGCAAAAGGCATGAGCTTCACCTTCGGCGCCCAGACCTCGACCTCCGGCCGGTTGTTTCCGGAATTCCATATCCGCCAGGAGACCGGTTCGGCCCCGGAGGAATTTTTCTCCCGCGTCGGGTTTTCCGGCGACCACGGACAAACCCTGCGGCTCGTTTCGACCGGGGCGTTCGATATCGGAGCGTTGAACTACACGGTCTACGATACGGCGGTTGCCGAGAATGCGCCCGAAGTGGTCGGAACCCGCATCATCTGGCAGACGCCACCTTACCCGGATTACAACTGGACGATCCGCGGCGATGTCGACGAACGCTATGGCGAGGGCTTTTCCGACAGGGTCAAGGCCGCGTTGATCGGCATGGACGATCCGGATCTGCTGGCCTCGTTTCCACGGGCGGCCTTTGTGGAAACGTCCAACGAAGCCTATGCTCCCATCGAGGAAACCGCCCGCGCCCTCGGCCTTCTCGACTGA
- a CDS encoding ATP-binding cassette domain-containing protein produces the protein MLQFHDATFGYGGRSVLSGVDFALCPGERVVLLGRSGSGKTTLLNAVYERLAHRFPEIALVPQEHGLVPQLSVFHNVYMGRLDRHGALYNLANLALPFARERRAMAGVLETVGLTGFEGKPVGSLSGGQKQRTALARAMHRGGPILIGDEPVSAVDEHHAVALVEALCGRFETMVLALHDVALARRFASRLVGIRGGRIQFDGPVAEITPEAIHDLYRS, from the coding sequence GTGCTCCAATTTCATGACGCGACGTTCGGCTATGGTGGCAGGTCCGTTCTGTCGGGAGTGGATTTCGCCCTGTGTCCCGGGGAGCGCGTCGTGCTCCTGGGACGCAGCGGCTCCGGCAAAACGACGCTTCTGAACGCGGTCTATGAAAGGCTCGCCCATCGATTTCCGGAGATTGCGCTGGTGCCTCAGGAGCATGGGCTGGTGCCGCAATTGTCGGTCTTCCACAATGTCTACATGGGCCGGCTGGATCGGCACGGCGCGCTCTACAATCTGGCAAACCTCGCCCTGCCGTTCGCTCGGGAGCGCCGGGCAATGGCCGGTGTGCTTGAAACCGTCGGGCTTACGGGCTTCGAGGGCAAGCCTGTGGGAAGCCTCTCCGGCGGCCAGAAGCAGCGCACCGCCCTTGCGCGCGCCATGCATCGCGGCGGCCCGATCCTGATCGGCGACGAACCGGTTTCGGCGGTGGATGAACACCATGCAGTGGCGCTGGTGGAGGCGTTATGCGGCCGGTTCGAAACGATGGTGCTGGCCCTGCACGATGTTGCGCTGGCGCGTCGGTTCGCCAGCCGGCTCGTCGGCATCCGTGGCGGGCGCATCCAGTTCGACGGGCCGGTCGCCGAGATTACCCCAGAGGCCATCCATGACCTCTATCGCAGCTGA
- a CDS encoding ABC transporter permease yields the protein MTSIAAERVRRLRIGRLGLSALFVGIAIVLAPAADFQIAGHDPWAELARMGAGLLHPDFSALGALSYAAALTIAFAICGVALGAAAGFAMAPFYDRWPIRMVCIAIRAVHELFWALMLMQIVGLSATTGILAIAIPYAGIFAKVFSEYLDEADPRPAAAMPVRADTVSVHFYARLPLAARECRTYLMYRLECGLRSSAVLGFIGLPTLGFQLDTFFRQGIYGAVAAVLMLYFVVIGTMRHWMRPRLAPWYLVASIAFMASLATPPMASGALWRFLTGDIVPAPLRTGDLSSPDTWARLGDWLHLLLVGQALPGLAATMIVAQIALVVAGIVALVGFGFIVVPVAGRFAAWFGHLGLVVGRSTPEYMLAYIALQVFGPSMLPAVIALGLHNGAIIAHLLGRQADAMHEELRPDAPRGIVLYAYELLPRVYGSFLALCLYRWEIIVRESAIVGLLGIATLGFYVDIAIQEIRIDRALVLLLVCVLATLAIDAASRRLRAATGLDRLTTLTHRAS from the coding sequence ATGACCTCTATCGCAGCTGAGCGCGTGCGGCGGTTGCGCATCGGGCGGCTCGGCCTGTCCGCCCTGTTCGTCGGCATCGCCATCGTGCTGGCGCCGGCGGCGGATTTCCAGATCGCCGGCCACGACCCGTGGGCCGAACTTGCCCGGATGGGCGCCGGGCTGCTGCATCCGGACTTCTCCGCGCTGGGCGCGCTGTCTTACGCCGCAGCCCTCACCATCGCCTTCGCCATCTGCGGCGTGGCTCTCGGCGCTGCCGCCGGGTTCGCCATGGCGCCTTTCTACGACCGATGGCCGATACGTATGGTCTGCATCGCCATACGCGCCGTCCACGAACTGTTCTGGGCGCTGATGCTGATGCAGATCGTTGGTCTGTCCGCAACGACGGGCATTCTGGCCATCGCCATTCCCTATGCGGGCATCTTCGCCAAGGTCTTCTCGGAATATCTCGATGAAGCCGACCCACGCCCGGCCGCCGCCATGCCCGTGCGGGCCGATACCGTGTCGGTGCACTTCTACGCCCGGCTGCCGCTGGCTGCCCGGGAGTGCCGGACCTACCTTATGTACCGGCTGGAATGCGGATTGCGGTCCAGCGCGGTCCTCGGTTTCATCGGCCTGCCGACACTCGGCTTCCAGCTCGACACCTTTTTCCGTCAGGGCATTTATGGCGCGGTCGCGGCGGTCCTGATGCTGTATTTCGTCGTCATCGGCACGATGCGGCACTGGATGCGCCCCCGCCTCGCCCCCTGGTATCTCGTCGCTTCCATCGCCTTCATGGCCAGCCTGGCGACGCCGCCCATGGCGTCGGGTGCGCTCTGGCGCTTCCTGACCGGCGATATCGTACCGGCGCCCCTGCGTACCGGCGATCTGTCGAGCCCGGATACCTGGGCGCGCCTTGGCGACTGGCTTCACCTGTTGCTTGTCGGGCAGGCCCTGCCCGGCCTTGCCGCGACGATGATCGTGGCGCAGATCGCGCTGGTTGTGGCGGGCATCGTCGCGCTTGTCGGTTTCGGCTTCATCGTCGTTCCCGTGGCCGGCCGTTTCGCGGCGTGGTTCGGACATCTGGGGCTCGTGGTCGGCCGCTCGACGCCGGAATACATGCTCGCCTATATCGCCCTGCAGGTCTTCGGCCCGTCGATGCTGCCGGCGGTCATCGCCCTCGGCCTTCACAATGGCGCCATCATAGCGCATCTGCTGGGGCGGCAGGCCGATGCCATGCATGAGGAGCTGCGCCCCGACGCGCCGCGCGGCATCGTGCTCTATGCCTATGAGCTTCTGCCGCGCGTCTACGGCTCGTTCCTGGCGCTTTGCCTCTATCGATGGGAGATCATCGTGCGGGAATCCGCCATCGTCGGCCTGCTGGGCATCGCGACACTGGGCTTCTATGTGGACATCGCCATCCAGGAGATCCGCATCGACCGCGCGCTGGTGCTGCTGCTGGTCTGCGTGCTGGCAACGCTGGCCATCGACGCCGCCTCACGCCGTCTGCGCGCGGCCACGGGGCTGGATCGCCTGACGACACTCACGCATCGCGCTTCATAA
- a CDS encoding HWE histidine kinase domain-containing protein produces MQFDDAGRRRLEAQERLSVMFDMAPSFMALLRGPEHIFEIANPAYLDIVGDRPIIGLRVADALPDAAAQGYVDLLDRVYETGLPYRTSGSRFRQQRGPDSPIVDLYLDFVYQPMIDENGSVEGIFVEGFDVTARVLQVRRQAALIELGDRIRDLEEVPAIAQAAAEIVARVIGASRAGFGTVDAALETVLMHPNWCAAGVQPVIGLHRFRDYGSFIEDLKAGRTVIIGDVAKDPRTSASAEALRAIGISALVNVPILEHGVLELVVFAHYPTARELSNEDLDFIRQVGDRTQASISRAGARRQQDVLNQELSHRLKNTLAMVQAIAARTLKGLADEPAVDIFMQRLHALASAHNVLLQQNWSGAPVADVVDAALAGIEAVDRLNIQGPPLHLGARVALSMSLLLHELGTNALKYGALSNNDGTVEIRWWTEVRGDVDTFLFRWTETGGPRVLARRRRGFGSRLIEMGLMGSGHAEMDFRPEGLVAELTAPLGRIGDF; encoded by the coding sequence ATGCAATTCGACGATGCCGGACGCAGGCGGCTTGAAGCGCAGGAGCGCCTGAGCGTGATGTTCGACATGGCGCCGAGCTTCATGGCGCTGCTGAGGGGTCCGGAGCACATCTTCGAGATCGCCAACCCGGCCTATCTCGATATCGTGGGCGACCGGCCCATCATCGGGCTGCGCGTGGCTGACGCCCTGCCCGATGCGGCGGCGCAAGGCTATGTCGACCTTCTCGACCGCGTATACGAGACCGGCCTTCCCTACCGTACGTCGGGCTCCCGCTTTCGTCAGCAACGCGGCCCCGACAGCCCGATCGTCGATCTGTACCTCGACTTCGTCTACCAGCCCATGATCGACGAGAACGGTTCGGTAGAGGGGATTTTCGTCGAGGGCTTCGACGTCACCGCCCGCGTCCTCCAGGTAAGGCGGCAGGCCGCATTGATCGAACTGGGAGACCGGATCCGCGACCTCGAGGAGGTGCCGGCCATCGCCCAGGCGGCAGCCGAGATCGTCGCCCGTGTGATCGGCGCTTCACGCGCGGGGTTCGGCACGGTGGACGCTGCGCTGGAAACCGTCCTGATGCATCCCAACTGGTGCGCGGCAGGCGTGCAGCCCGTAATCGGCCTGCATCGGTTCCGCGACTATGGATCCTTCATCGAAGACCTGAAGGCTGGACGCACCGTCATCATCGGGGATGTCGCCAAGGATCCCCGCACCAGCGCCTCCGCCGAGGCGCTGCGGGCCATCGGCATCAGCGCCCTCGTCAACGTTCCGATCCTGGAGCATGGCGTCCTGGAACTGGTCGTCTTCGCCCATTATCCGACGGCGCGAGAGCTTTCGAACGAGGATCTGGATTTCATCCGGCAGGTCGGCGACAGGACGCAGGCCTCCATCAGCCGCGCCGGTGCGCGGCGGCAGCAGGATGTGCTGAACCAGGAGCTCAGCCACCGTCTGAAGAACACGCTGGCCATGGTGCAGGCGATCGCTGCGCGGACGTTGAAAGGTCTGGCGGACGAGCCCGCGGTCGACATCTTCATGCAGCGGCTTCATGCGCTGGCCTCCGCGCACAACGTCCTTCTGCAGCAGAACTGGTCCGGCGCGCCGGTGGCCGATGTCGTGGATGCCGCCCTCGCCGGCATCGAGGCGGTGGACCGCCTGAACATACAGGGGCCGCCGCTGCACTTGGGCGCGCGCGTCGCCCTGTCGATGTCGCTGCTGCTTCATGAACTCGGAACCAACGCGCTGAAATACGGTGCCCTGTCCAACAATGACGGCACAGTGGAGATCCGCTGGTGGACGGAAGTCCGGGGCGACGTCGACACATTCCTCTTCCGCTGGACCGAGACAGGCGGCCCCCGTGTGCTTGCCCGGAGACGGCGCGGGTTCGGTTCCCGCCTGATCGAGATGGGCCTTATGGGCAGTGGCCACGCCGAGATGGATTTCCGGCCCGAGGGTCTCGTCGCCGAGCTGACCGCTCCTCTGGGCCGGATCGGCGACTTTTAG
- a CDS encoding alpha/beta hydrolase yields the protein MLLHALPFGGSMWTEQRDILPGRTHIPTMYGLGETLPQWASRILSDLDGDRLIVVGNLVGGSCALEMGALAPERIAALVLIGAKAGHRRDPALRSEALELLRNSGAETAWERYWDPLISASTPSKVRARAKLWAKNVGWKAISMGIDAFHTKPSREDLPTHLKCPVLCISGDHDVAPGPLIMGKQARLATDGRLTIIPGCGHYVPFEKPTALNEIPNRLIDELA from the coding sequence GTGCTTTTGCATGCTCTGCCGTTTGGTGGATCAATGTGGACAGAGCAGCGGGACATCCTGCCGGGCCGCACTCATATCCCCACGATGTACGGTCTCGGCGAAACCTTGCCCCAATGGGCTTCGAGAATCCTCAGCGATCTCGATGGTGATCGGTTGATAGTGGTGGGCAACTTGGTCGGGGGTTCCTGCGCCCTGGAAATGGGCGCTCTTGCACCCGAGCGCATCGCGGCCCTTGTGCTGATAGGGGCCAAGGCTGGACATCGTCGCGATCCCGCACTGCGGTCCGAGGCTCTTGAGTTGCTTCGCAATAGTGGCGCGGAGACGGCATGGGAACGATATTGGGACCCGCTGATCTCTGCCTCTACGCCTTCCAAAGTTCGCGCACGAGCAAAGTTATGGGCAAAGAACGTGGGCTGGAAAGCGATCTCGATGGGCATCGACGCCTTTCATACCAAACCTTCCAGAGAAGATCTTCCGACGCATTTGAAATGCCCGGTCCTCTGTATTTCAGGGGATCATGACGTGGCGCCCGGTCCTCTTATCATGGGCAAACAGGCGCGCCTGGCAACTGATGGGCGCCTGACCATCATCCCGGGATGTGGGCATTACGTGCCATTCGAGAAGCCGACCGCGCTGAACGAAATCCCCAACAGACTGATCGATGAACTGGCCTGA
- a CDS encoding ROK family protein, with protein MLPKADSEAVRRQNRRIALEHVRRWQRSTRRRLSQDTGLSMSGAAAIATDLVREGLLKESLAVQPGARRGRPEIELAVDAGAARIVAIKIAVGEVAVSVADYAGSVLATRHVSADLMPLDGDALVELVAGLAAAAIAETAGGPLKLVVVAVQGVADAESRRLLWSPIVGTRDIDLGGPLRERLGAPVVVMNDCGLMPERFRWSRDGLMRDFATVFIGFGVGMGLRLGGTTFRGSHSSAVEFGHMNHIPGGAPCRCGNAGCIEAYAGDYAILRAAKGEDVGKGLSRRVSDREMQELADAARAGDMRARSAFARAGEALGYGLGRLFTLIDPLPVAFVGSGAHAMDLIEPSIRQAIALSAIEGVGADVPFLIYPDVDAVLLEASIAFGLAAVDDRHAVPGALETA; from the coding sequence ATGTTGCCGAAGGCGGATTCCGAGGCCGTCAGGCGTCAGAACCGGCGTATCGCGCTGGAGCACGTGCGAAGGTGGCAGCGCTCTACCCGCCGCCGCCTGTCGCAGGATACCGGGCTGTCCATGTCAGGCGCGGCGGCGATCGCCACCGATCTCGTCCGCGAAGGACTGTTGAAGGAAAGCCTCGCGGTCCAGCCGGGCGCGCGCCGGGGCCGGCCCGAGATCGAGCTAGCCGTCGATGCCGGCGCGGCGCGGATCGTGGCGATCAAGATCGCGGTGGGGGAGGTCGCCGTATCGGTGGCCGATTATGCGGGTTCGGTCCTCGCCACCCGCCACGTGTCGGCCGATCTGATGCCGCTGGACGGGGACGCGCTGGTCGAGCTCGTCGCCGGGTTGGCGGCGGCGGCCATTGCCGAGACGGCAGGGGGGCCGCTGAAGCTCGTCGTCGTTGCGGTACAGGGCGTTGCGGACGCCGAAAGCAGGCGGCTGCTGTGGTCGCCCATCGTCGGCACCCGCGATATAGATCTGGGCGGGCCGCTGCGTGAGCGCCTCGGCGCACCGGTCGTGGTGATGAACGATTGCGGGCTGATGCCCGAGCGTTTCCGCTGGTCGCGCGATGGTCTCATGCGCGACTTCGCAACGGTGTTCATCGGCTTCGGTGTCGGCATGGGCTTACGCCTTGGGGGCACGACGTTTCGCGGTTCCCATTCCTCGGCGGTCGAGTTCGGCCACATGAACCATATTCCGGGCGGCGCGCCGTGCCGCTGCGGCAATGCGGGGTGCATCGAAGCCTATGCGGGCGATTACGCCATCCTGCGGGCAGCGAAAGGCGAGGATGTCGGCAAGGGGCTGTCGCGCCGTGTCAGCGACCGAGAGATGCAGGAGCTGGCGGATGCCGCCCGTGCAGGGGACATGCGCGCGCGCTCCGCTTTTGCGCGCGCCGGCGAGGCGCTGGGCTATGGCCTAGGCCGCCTGTTCACCCTCATCGACCCGTTGCCTGTCGCCTTTGTCGGCTCGGGCGCGCATGCGATGGACCTTATCGAACCGTCCATCAGGCAAGCCATCGCGCTCAGCGCCATCGAAGGCGTCGGCGCGGACGTCCCGTTTCTGATCTATCCCGATGTCGATGCCGTCTTGCTGGAGGCTTCCATCGCATTCGGCCTCGCGGCGGTGGACGACCGGCATGCGGTGCCCGGCGCTCTAGAGACGGCTTGA